From the genome of Variovorax sp. RA8, one region includes:
- a CDS encoding outer membrane protein assembly factor BamE — MNKQIKEPGTAMAGLAMATAMAALLSLAGCGTSWVSKNISDDGLAGEVVFPDIKNDAWLQEGTFPNPDNLRRVAPGVSKDQLYDLVGRPHFREGLFEVREWDYIFNFRLPGGVKTCQYKVIYDTALRARSFHWLPADCAEVLNAASPPDGRTGG, encoded by the coding sequence ATGAACAAGCAAATCAAAGAGCCCGGTACCGCGATGGCCGGGCTGGCCATGGCGACAGCGATGGCGGCACTGTTGTCGCTGGCGGGCTGCGGCACCTCCTGGGTCAGCAAGAACATCTCGGATGACGGCCTTGCAGGCGAGGTCGTCTTCCCTGACATCAAGAACGATGCCTGGCTGCAGGAAGGCACCTTTCCGAACCCTGACAACCTGCGACGCGTTGCGCCCGGCGTCAGCAAGGACCAGCTCTACGATCTCGTGGGCCGGCCCCACTTTCGTGAAGGCCTGTTCGAGGTCCGCGAGTGGGACTACATCTTCAACTTCCGCCTCCCGGGAGGTGTCAAGACGTGCCAGTACAAGGTGATCTACGACACTGCGCTGCGGGCTCGAAGCTTCCATTGGCTGCCGGCGGATTGCGCTGAGGTGCTGAATGCGGCTTCGCCGCCGGACGGGCGCACCGGCGGATGA
- a CDS encoding ATP-dependent DNA ligase — MVRLEDFKPMLLSERSLGLHEPGWIYELKYHGLRMTAAFGDGVAQLRTRNGANATKWFPELGDSLSGVAGGPYVTDGEVCVLDDEGRSDVQALHERARHRCWYVSAKPVVYCVFDLLVDRGVDITTQPLMLRKAALGRLFGEPPWGILVVRYSDKGGAHLVKQPANLPGPEAFIAKRRSSIYLPGVRTSEWVKIKRKPRKEDGRPPRSMARPSLPVRLAGAS; from the coding sequence ATGGTCCGTCTCGAAGATTTCAAGCCCATGCTCCTGTCGGAGCGCTCGCTCGGCCTGCACGAGCCCGGCTGGATCTATGAGCTGAAGTACCACGGCTTGCGGATGACCGCCGCGTTCGGCGATGGCGTCGCGCAGCTCAGAACGCGTAACGGCGCCAACGCGACCAAGTGGTTTCCCGAGCTCGGCGACAGCTTGTCGGGCGTGGCTGGCGGTCCCTACGTGACCGACGGCGAGGTGTGTGTCCTGGACGACGAGGGTCGAAGCGATGTCCAGGCGCTGCACGAGCGCGCCCGTCATCGCTGTTGGTATGTGAGTGCGAAGCCGGTGGTCTATTGCGTGTTCGATCTTCTCGTCGATCGAGGGGTAGACATCACGACCCAGCCGCTGATGCTGCGCAAGGCAGCGCTCGGGCGGCTGTTCGGGGAGCCCCCCTGGGGCATCCTGGTGGTGAGGTACTCCGACAAGGGTGGGGCGCATCTGGTCAAACAGCCGGCGAATCTCCCGGGCCCCGAGGCGTTCATCGCCAAGCGGCGCTCCAGCATCTACCTGCCCGGCGTGCGCACCAGCGAATGGGTGAAGATCAAGCGCAAGCCGCGCAAGGAAGATGGCCGCCCGCCCCGTTCGATGGCGCGGCCTTCATTGCCCGTTCGTCTTGCCGGGGCTTCTTGA
- a CDS encoding aminoglycoside phosphotransferase encodes MPEDLDIPVPSAPESPRAVFQALAERVGVLAPGAPLSDELLAFAMAVADLQAEGKLGERGEGARR; translated from the coding sequence ATGCCAGAAGACCTCGACATCCCCGTGCCCTCTGCCCCCGAGTCCCCCCGTGCGGTCTTTCAGGCCCTCGCGGAGCGCGTTGGCGTCCTGGCGCCCGGGGCGCCGCTGTCCGACGAACTGCTCGCCTTCGCCATGGCCGTCGCGGATCTGCAGGCCGAGGGCAAGCTGGGGGAGCGTGGAGAAGGCGCGCGTCGCTGA
- a CDS encoding PRC-barrel domain-containing protein, with translation MTTTTSTHDVISSDRVEGTTVYNTAGEKLGTIDDLMIDKISGQVRYAVMEFGGFLGMGTDRYPIPWNMLDYDTSQEGYVVPLDKATLEGAPSYSGDRVPDYDETYRSTVDKYYGL, from the coding sequence ATGACCACGACGACTTCCACTCACGACGTCATCTCGTCCGATCGCGTCGAAGGAACCACGGTCTACAACACGGCCGGCGAGAAGCTCGGCACCATCGACGATCTCATGATCGACAAGATCTCGGGCCAGGTCCGCTACGCCGTCATGGAATTCGGCGGTTTCCTGGGCATGGGCACAGACCGCTACCCGATCCCCTGGAACATGCTGGACTACGACACCTCGCAGGAGGGTTATGTGGTTCCGCTGGACAAGGCGACACTCGAAGGCGCGCCGAGCTATTCGGGAGACCGCGTGCCCGACTATGACGAGACTTATCGGTCCACAGTGGACAAGTACTACGGGCTTTGA
- a CDS encoding DUF3606 domain-containing protein — MADDLSNRGPQDRSRIDVSETHELRYWTKELGVSEAQLRAAVAAAGTSVEAVRQYLGK, encoded by the coding sequence ATGGCAGACGACTTGAGCAACCGCGGCCCGCAGGATCGGTCGCGCATCGACGTCAGCGAGACGCACGAGCTTCGCTACTGGACGAAGGAGCTGGGCGTCAGCGAGGCGCAGTTGAGGGCGGCGGTCGCCGCGGCAGGCACTTCGGTCGAGGCAGTCCGCCAATACCTCGGGAAGTAG
- a CDS encoding carbohydrate kinase family protein yields MFVVCGEALMDVYVLGTTPTGLHLDARIGGSPFNVAVGLARLGRRSALLTGLSRDAAGERLMQVLAAEGVDTRLVLRSDAPTTLSVVSVDAAGVPHYAFYGHGAADRAIDTASLPALPPEVRVLQFGSYALVAEPVGSALRALAARERNRCLVAYDPNVRLNVEPDLARWRTTVEAMAALSHIVKVSDEDLGLLYPDSAPAEMARRWLSLGVRLVVLTRGARGSEAWTPTRHAAEAAAPVEVVDTVGAGDTFQAALLTWLDEQEALSAAGIEALDAAQLATLLRFAARASAITCSRRGADMPRRNELRAD; encoded by the coding sequence ATGTTCGTGGTTTGCGGCGAAGCCCTGATGGATGTCTACGTGCTGGGAACGACGCCCACCGGCCTGCACCTGGACGCGCGCATCGGCGGCTCGCCCTTCAACGTGGCCGTGGGCCTCGCGCGGCTGGGTCGCCGCTCGGCGCTGCTCACCGGCCTGTCACGCGATGCGGCGGGGGAGCGGCTGATGCAGGTGCTGGCCGCGGAAGGCGTGGACACCCGCCTGGTACTGCGCAGCGATGCGCCAACCACCCTGAGCGTGGTGAGCGTCGACGCGGCCGGCGTGCCGCACTACGCCTTCTACGGCCACGGCGCGGCGGACCGGGCCATCGACACTGCCAGCCTGCCCGCCCTGCCGCCCGAAGTGCGAGTGCTGCAATTCGGTTCCTACGCGCTGGTGGCGGAGCCGGTCGGCAGCGCACTGCGCGCCCTGGCCGCACGCGAGCGCAACCGCTGCCTGGTGGCCTACGACCCCAACGTTCGGCTCAACGTCGAGCCCGATCTGGCGCGCTGGCGCACGACGGTCGAGGCCATGGCGGCGCTCTCGCACATCGTGAAGGTGAGCGACGAGGACCTGGGGTTGCTCTATCCGGATTCGGCGCCGGCCGAAATGGCCCGGCGCTGGCTGTCACTCGGCGTGCGGCTGGTCGTGCTCACGCGTGGAGCCCGGGGCAGTGAGGCCTGGACGCCGACACGGCACGCTGCCGAGGCTGCGGCCCCGGTCGAGGTGGTGGACACCGTGGGAGCCGGCGACACCTTCCAGGCCGCCCTGCTGACTTGGCTGGACGAGCAAGAGGCCCTCAGCGCCGCCGGCATCGAAGCGCTCGACGCCGCGCAGCTGGCGACGCTGCTGCGCTTCGCCGCCCGCGCATCCGCGATCACCTGTTCGCGCCGCGGTGCCGACATGCCGCGGCGCAACGAGCTGCGGGCCGATTGA
- a CDS encoding DegQ family serine endoprotease, whose amino-acid sequence MNVRLNSPRALAAALAAAGVIGAVGAGAYTSASAVGAPAAAPTAAAPLVTMPDFSTITSRDGPAVVNISVTGTTKTSMEGMAGIDSDDPMFEFFRRFGGQFGQRGQQREVPVRGQGSGFIVSADGIILTNAHVVKDASEVTVKLTDRREFRAKVLGSDPKTDIAVLKIDARNLPTLQLGSTKDLKVGEWVLAIGSPFGFENTVTAGVVSAKGRSLPDDSYVPFLQTDVAINPGNSGGPLLNARGEVVGINSQIYSRSGGYQGVSFAIPIDVAIQVKDQIVATGKVSHARLGVAVQEVNQAFADSFKLDKPEGALVSNVEKGGPADEAGLRSGDVIRKVDGEPIVASGDLPALIGQKKPGSRITLDVWRQGERHEISARLGDAGEKTSTVARNEARAGQGKLGLALRPLQPQEKREARVEAGLLIEDAGGPAALAGVQPGDVLLAINGTAAKSVEQVREVAAKADKSVALLIQRDGERIFVPVRLG is encoded by the coding sequence ATGAATGTCCGTCTGAACTCGCCCCGCGCCCTTGCCGCCGCGCTGGCGGCCGCCGGGGTGATCGGCGCCGTCGGCGCGGGTGCCTACACCAGTGCCAGCGCCGTGGGCGCGCCCGCCGCGGCGCCAACCGCCGCGGCGCCCCTGGTCACCATGCCCGACTTCTCGACCATCACCTCGCGCGACGGTCCAGCGGTGGTCAACATCAGCGTGACCGGCACCACCAAGACCTCGATGGAGGGCATGGCCGGCATTGATTCGGACGACCCGATGTTCGAGTTCTTCCGTCGTTTCGGCGGGCAGTTCGGCCAGCGCGGCCAGCAGCGCGAAGTTCCCGTGCGCGGCCAGGGCTCGGGCTTCATCGTCAGCGCGGACGGCATCATCCTGACCAACGCGCACGTGGTGAAGGATGCCAGCGAGGTGACGGTCAAGCTCACCGACCGCCGCGAGTTCCGCGCCAAGGTGCTCGGGTCGGACCCCAAGACCGACATCGCCGTGCTCAAGATCGACGCCAGGAACCTGCCGACCCTGCAGCTGGGCAGCACCAAGGACCTCAAGGTGGGCGAATGGGTACTCGCCATCGGCTCGCCCTTCGGTTTCGAGAACACCGTGACGGCCGGCGTGGTGAGCGCCAAGGGCCGCTCGCTGCCCGACGACAGCTACGTGCCCTTCCTCCAGACCGACGTGGCCATCAACCCCGGCAACTCGGGCGGGCCGCTGCTCAACGCGCGCGGCGAGGTGGTGGGGATCAACTCGCAGATCTACAGCCGCAGCGGCGGCTACCAGGGCGTGTCCTTCGCGATCCCGATCGACGTCGCCATCCAGGTCAAGGACCAGATCGTCGCCACCGGCAAGGTCAGCCATGCCCGGCTCGGCGTGGCGGTGCAGGAGGTCAACCAGGCCTTCGCCGACTCCTTCAAGCTCGACAAGCCTGAAGGCGCGCTGGTGTCGAACGTCGAGAAGGGCGGCCCCGCCGACGAGGCCGGCCTGCGCTCGGGCGACGTGATCCGCAAGGTCGATGGCGAGCCCATCGTCGCGTCGGGCGACCTGCCCGCCCTGATCGGCCAGAAGAAGCCCGGCAGCCGCATCACCCTGGACGTGTGGCGCCAGGGCGAGCGCCACGAGATCAGCGCCCGGCTCGGGGATGCGGGCGAGAAGACCAGCACCGTGGCCAGGAACGAGGCCCGTGCCGGTCAAGGCAAGCTCGGCCTCGCGCTGCGGCCCTTGCAGCCGCAGGAGAAGCGCGAGGCGCGCGTGGAAGCCGGCCTGCTGATCGAGGATGCGGGCGGCCCCGCGGCCCTGGCCGGCGTGCAGCCCGGCGACGTGCTGCTGGCCATCAACGGCACGGCCGCCAAGTCGGTGGAGCAGGTGCGCGAGGTGGCGGCCAAGGCCGACAAGTCGGTCGCGCTGCTGATCCAGCGCGACGGCGAGCGGATCTTCGTGCCCGTCCGTCTGGGCTGA
- a CDS encoding ATP-binding protein has translation MKSLRARLLIFLLAAIVLAAGTQAFVAYRTVLNEADQIFDYHMQQMALSLRAGLPPSAAVSGLSDGEENFEFVVQVWTAEGVLVFESAAQAALPQRAVLGFSNVKARGTTYRVYSLQARSLVIQVAQDMAARRHMAGTLALRTVGPIALAAPLLMLVVWWVVSRSLAPVARVRGQVAARQADDLSPVSESGLPEEVRPLVHELNLLFDRVRQAFEAQRHFVADAAHELRSPLAALKLQVQGLQRAPDEATRELAVNRLAAGIDRATRLVEQMLALARQEASAAAGTPPEAVELQEVARLALSDAIAAAQARRIDIGIASAHAARVQGRPEALRTLLRNLLDNAVKYTPEGGRVDIRIGQQEGGAELVVEDSGPGLPAEERERVLDRFYRAGESQAPGSGLGLAIVKSIADQHGAALEIGRSESLGGLRVRLHFPSTV, from the coding sequence ATGAAGTCTTTACGCGCGCGGCTGCTCATCTTTCTGCTCGCAGCCATCGTGCTGGCTGCCGGCACCCAGGCCTTCGTCGCCTACCGCACGGTCCTGAACGAAGCCGACCAGATCTTCGACTACCACATGCAGCAGATGGCCCTGTCCCTGCGCGCCGGCCTGCCGCCCAGCGCGGCCGTCAGCGGACTCAGCGACGGCGAGGAGAACTTCGAGTTCGTCGTGCAGGTGTGGACCGCCGAGGGGGTGCTCGTCTTCGAATCGGCCGCGCAGGCCGCGCTGCCGCAGCGCGCAGTCCTGGGCTTCTCGAACGTCAAGGCGCGCGGCACCACCTACCGTGTCTACTCGCTGCAGGCCCGCTCGCTGGTCATCCAGGTGGCGCAGGACATGGCGGCGCGCCGCCACATGGCCGGCACGCTAGCGCTGCGCACGGTCGGGCCGATCGCGCTGGCGGCGCCGCTGCTCATGCTGGTCGTGTGGTGGGTGGTGAGCCGCTCGCTGGCGCCGGTCGCGCGCGTTCGCGGCCAGGTCGCGGCGCGGCAGGCCGACGACCTCTCGCCCGTGAGCGAGAGCGGCCTGCCGGAGGAGGTGCGCCCGCTGGTGCACGAGCTCAACCTCCTGTTCGACCGCGTGCGCCAGGCCTTCGAGGCGCAGAGGCACTTCGTGGCCGACGCTGCGCACGAGCTGCGCTCGCCCCTCGCCGCGCTGAAGCTGCAGGTGCAGGGCCTGCAGCGTGCGCCCGACGAGGCCACGCGCGAGCTGGCTGTCAACCGCCTGGCCGCGGGCATCGACCGGGCGACCCGGCTGGTCGAGCAGATGCTGGCGCTGGCACGGCAGGAGGCCAGCGCGGCGGCCGGCACGCCGCCGGAAGCGGTGGAGCTGCAGGAGGTCGCGCGGCTCGCGCTCTCCGATGCCATCGCCGCTGCCCAGGCGAGGCGCATCGACATCGGCATCGCCAGCGCGCACGCGGCGCGTGTGCAGGGCCGGCCGGAGGCCCTGCGCACGCTGCTGCGCAACCTGCTGGACAACGCGGTCAAGTACACGCCCGAGGGCGGGCGCGTCGACATCCGCATCGGGCAGCAGGAGGGCGGCGCCGAGCTGGTGGTGGAAGACAGCGGGCCGGGCCTGCCGGCCGAGGAGCGCGAGCGCGTGCTCGATCGCTTCTACCGCGCCGGTGAATCGCAGGCGCCGGGCAGTGGCCTGGGGCTGGCGATCGTGAAGTCGATCGCCGACCAGCATGGCGCGGCGCTGGAAATCGGGCGCTCGGAGAGCCTCGGCGGCCTGCGGGTAAGGCTGCATTTTCCTTCCACGGTTTAA
- a CDS encoding response regulator gives MRLLLLEDDVMIGETVLDLLRAEHYAVDWVKDGEAADTALRTQQYDLVLLDLGVPRRDGLEVLRALRARKQRMPVLIATARDSVQQRIEGLDAGADDYVLKPYDLDELLARIRALLRRASGRAEPVYEHMGVSIQPTTREVSVNGQPVVLSAREWAVLEPLIARPGMVLSRAQLEEKLYGWKDEISSNAVEVYVHGLRKKLGADLIRNVRGVGYMVPKE, from the coding sequence ATGCGACTGCTGCTGCTCGAAGACGACGTGATGATCGGCGAGACCGTGCTGGACCTGCTGCGGGCCGAGCACTACGCGGTCGACTGGGTCAAGGACGGCGAGGCCGCCGACACCGCGCTGCGCACCCAGCAGTACGACCTGGTGCTGCTCGACCTCGGCGTGCCGCGCCGCGACGGACTCGAGGTGCTGCGCGCGCTGCGTGCGCGCAAGCAGCGCATGCCCGTGCTGATCGCCACCGCCCGCGACTCGGTGCAGCAGCGCATCGAAGGCCTGGATGCCGGCGCCGACGACTACGTGCTCAAGCCCTACGACCTCGACGAGCTGCTGGCGCGCATCCGCGCCTTGCTGCGGCGCGCCTCCGGCCGGGCCGAGCCGGTCTACGAGCACATGGGCGTGAGCATCCAGCCGACCACGCGCGAAGTCTCGGTCAACGGCCAGCCGGTGGTGCTGTCGGCGCGCGAGTGGGCGGTGCTCGAGCCCTTGATCGCCCGGCCCGGCATGGTGCTGTCGCGCGCCCAGCTCGAGGAAAAGCTCTACGGCTGGAAGGACGAGATCAGCAGCAACGCGGTGGAGGTCTACGTCCACGGGCTGCGCAAGAAGCTGGGCGCGGACCTGATCCGCAACGTGCGGGGGGTGGGGTACATGGTGCCCAAGGAATGA
- a CDS encoding IclR family transcriptional regulator domain-containing protein, translating to MTIAKPDFIEGIAKGMAVLESFDTERQRLNATLAAERAGLTRAAARRHLLTLAHLGYLETDGSYFWMAPKVLRFSGSYLASSRLPRALQPTLNRLAAQTGESFSAVVLDGEEVVIVARSGAYGTPTRVLAYGLHLGARLPAHATSTGCVLLAAMSPAQLAQWLKGRLLPRLTPHTITTARLLRQRIVQVRKDDYCFASEEHELGVQALAVPLRNMQGHTAAALNVVLSGGRHQEETLRRDLLPLLFEAAREVRSLL from the coding sequence ATGACCATCGCCAAGCCGGACTTCATCGAGGGCATCGCCAAGGGCATGGCGGTGCTCGAGAGCTTCGACACCGAGCGCCAGCGCCTCAATGCCACGCTGGCTGCCGAGCGCGCGGGCCTCACGCGCGCTGCCGCCCGGCGCCACCTGCTCACGCTCGCGCACCTGGGCTATCTCGAGACGGATGGCAGCTACTTCTGGATGGCGCCGAAGGTGCTGCGCTTCTCGGGCAGCTACCTGGCCTCGTCGCGATTGCCGCGCGCGCTGCAGCCCACGCTGAACCGGCTGGCGGCGCAGACCGGGGAGTCCTTCTCGGCCGTGGTGCTCGACGGCGAGGAGGTGGTCATCGTCGCGCGCAGCGGCGCCTACGGCACCCCGACCCGCGTGCTCGCCTACGGCCTGCACCTGGGCGCGCGCCTGCCCGCGCACGCGACCTCCACCGGCTGCGTGCTGCTCGCGGCGATGAGCCCCGCGCAGCTCGCGCAGTGGCTCAAGGGCCGCCTGCTGCCGCGCCTCACGCCGCACACCATCACCACCGCGCGCCTGCTGCGCCAGCGCATCGTCCAGGTCCGCAAGGACGACTACTGCTTCGCCAGCGAGGAACACGAGCTGGGCGTGCAGGCGCTGGCGGTGCCCTTGCGCAACATGCAGGGCCACACCGCGGCGGCGCTCAATGTCGTGTTGTCCGGCGGCCGTCACCAGGAGGAAACCCTGCGCCGCGACCTGCTGCCGCTGCTGTTCGAGGCGGCGCGCGAGGTGCGCTCGCTGCTCTGA
- the pobA gene encoding 4-hydroxybenzoate 3-monooxygenase, with the protein MRTQVAIIGAGPAGLLLGQLLFKAGIDNVIVERQTGAYVLGRIRAGVLEQVTMDLLARAGVDARAKAEGLPHEGIELLFKGARHRIDLHGLTGGKQVTVYGQTEVTHDLMNAREAEGLTTIYSASQVSLHGFDGERPTVRYEKDGATHEIECDFIAGCDGYHGVSRASVPAGAIHTYEKVYPFGWLGVLADVPPVSHELIYANTQRGFALCSMRSPTRSRYYVQVPVEERVENWSDDAFWNELRLRLDPEARERLVTGPSLEKSIAPLRSFVAEPMRFGRLFLAGDAAHIVPPTGAKGLNLATADVGFLSRALEVFYRDQSESALDRYSELCLRRIWKAERFSWWFTSLMHRFPDTGEFGQKIQEAELDYLVHSRAASTSVAENYVGLPLEDF; encoded by the coding sequence ATGCGTACCCAAGTCGCCATCATCGGGGCCGGCCCTGCCGGCCTGCTGCTCGGCCAACTGCTCTTCAAGGCCGGCATCGACAACGTCATCGTCGAGCGCCAGACCGGCGCCTATGTGCTGGGCCGCATCCGTGCAGGCGTGCTGGAGCAGGTCACGATGGACCTGCTGGCGCGGGCCGGCGTCGACGCCCGCGCCAAGGCGGAGGGGCTGCCGCACGAGGGCATCGAGCTGCTGTTCAAGGGCGCGCGCCACCGCATCGACCTGCACGGCCTGACCGGCGGCAAGCAGGTCACGGTCTACGGCCAGACCGAGGTCACGCACGACCTGATGAACGCGCGCGAGGCCGAGGGCCTGACGACGATCTACAGTGCCTCGCAGGTCAGCCTGCACGGGTTCGACGGCGAGCGGCCGACCGTGCGCTACGAGAAGGACGGCGCCACCCACGAGATCGAATGCGACTTCATCGCCGGCTGCGACGGCTACCACGGCGTGAGCCGCGCCAGCGTGCCGGCCGGTGCCATCCACACCTACGAGAAGGTCTACCCCTTCGGCTGGCTGGGCGTGCTGGCCGACGTGCCGCCCGTGTCGCACGAGCTGATCTACGCCAACACGCAGCGCGGCTTCGCGCTGTGCAGCATGCGCAGCCCCACGCGCAGCCGCTACTACGTGCAGGTGCCGGTGGAGGAGCGCGTGGAGAACTGGAGCGACGACGCCTTCTGGAACGAGTTGCGGCTGCGGCTGGACCCGGAGGCTCGCGAGCGGCTGGTGACCGGCCCCTCGCTCGAAAAGAGCATCGCGCCACTTCGCAGCTTCGTCGCCGAGCCCATGCGCTTCGGGCGACTGTTCCTAGCGGGCGATGCGGCCCACATCGTGCCGCCCACCGGCGCCAAGGGCCTGAACCTGGCCACCGCCGATGTCGGCTTCCTGTCGCGCGCCCTCGAGGTCTTCTATCGCGATCAGAGTGAATCGGCGCTCGACCGCTACTCCGAGCTGTGCCTGCGCCGGATCTGGAAGGCCGAGCGCTTCTCGTGGTGGTTCACCTCGCTCATGCACCGGTTCCCGGATACGGGCGAGTTCGGGCAGAAGATCCAGGAAGCCGAGCTCGACTACCTGGTGCACTCGCGCGCGGCTTCGACCTCGGTGGCAGAGAACTACGTGGGACTGCCGCTCGAGGACTTCTGA
- a CDS encoding xanthine dehydrogenase family protein molybdopterin-binding subunit: MTTETNPMRFGSGQAVRRLEDESLLAGAGRYTDDVTLPLQTHLYFVRSPHPHARLATIDVAAAMAMPGVLRVLTGADLQQAGVKPMPGAVAFKRADGAACASPPRHVLAIDTVRFVGEPVAAVIAETAAQARDAGEAVMIDYEALPMVVDTQAAAAEGAPLVWGEATGNIAAEMRHGSAEAASAAFARADHVVALDVVNQRVVALTIEPRSVLADADPDSGRLTLRMSTQMPSGVRNSVCDAIGLPAEQVRVVVGDVGGGFGMKTGAYPEDIVVAFAAHQLRRPVKWVADRSEEFLSTSHGRDIEARAELALDANGRILALRIRTLANVGAYATGTGVAIQLLIGPWVQTSVYDIQTIDFHFLAVLTNTAPTGAYRGAGRPEAIYTIERLMDEAARQIGIDRLELRRRNFIQPAQMPYTNPMQQTYDTGRFESVMDQALALADWQGFEARAAESERRGRLRGLGIATFLEWTGGNVFEERVTVSVQADGVIEVFSAVNAMGQGIATTLAQLVVDAFGVPIEKVRIVLGDTDRGNGFGSAGSRSIFTGGSAVRVGAERTIDKARALAAQELEVAPEDVQYESGLFKVAGTDLALDLFALAGRQPEGQIFVDSTSAVAGPTWPNGCHICEVEIDPPTGEIGVVAYASVNDVGRVINPLIVRGQLEGGAVQGIGQALCERVVYDAETGQPLTGSLMDYAVPRADIAAAMFKTEMDQSTPCLNNPLGVKGVGELGTIGATPAVVNAVADAFARNGMAGLTPRLDMPLTPARVWQLMQPGP; encoded by the coding sequence GTGACCACAGAAACGAATCCAATGCGCTTCGGAAGCGGCCAGGCCGTACGGCGGCTCGAGGATGAGAGCCTCCTGGCCGGCGCCGGACGCTACACCGACGACGTCACGCTACCGCTTCAGACCCACCTGTACTTCGTGCGTTCCCCCCACCCGCATGCCCGGTTGGCGACCATCGATGTCGCCGCGGCGATGGCGATGCCCGGCGTCCTGCGCGTGTTGACGGGCGCCGATCTGCAGCAGGCCGGCGTCAAGCCGATGCCGGGCGCCGTCGCCTTCAAGCGCGCCGACGGTGCCGCTTGCGCATCGCCGCCGCGGCATGTGCTCGCGATCGACACGGTGCGCTTCGTGGGTGAGCCGGTGGCCGCCGTGATCGCCGAAACGGCCGCGCAGGCGCGCGACGCCGGCGAGGCTGTGATGATCGACTACGAGGCGCTCCCGATGGTGGTGGACACGCAGGCCGCCGCGGCGGAGGGCGCGCCGCTGGTCTGGGGCGAAGCCACCGGCAACATCGCCGCCGAGATGCGCCACGGCAGCGCCGAGGCGGCCAGCGCCGCCTTCGCGCGCGCCGATCACGTGGTGGCGCTGGACGTCGTCAACCAGCGGGTGGTCGCGCTCACCATCGAACCCCGATCGGTACTGGCCGATGCCGACCCGGACTCCGGGCGCCTCACCCTCCGGATGAGCACCCAGATGCCCTCGGGCGTGCGCAACTCGGTGTGCGACGCCATCGGCCTGCCCGCCGAGCAGGTGCGTGTGGTAGTGGGTGACGTGGGCGGCGGCTTCGGCATGAAGACCGGCGCCTATCCGGAGGACATCGTGGTGGCTTTTGCGGCGCACCAGCTGCGCCGCCCGGTGAAGTGGGTGGCCGACCGCAGCGAGGAATTCCTCTCGACCTCGCACGGGCGCGACATCGAGGCCCGGGCCGAGCTCGCGCTCGATGCCAACGGCAGGATCCTCGCGCTGCGCATCCGTACCCTGGCCAACGTGGGCGCCTATGCCACCGGCACCGGGGTCGCGATCCAACTGCTGATCGGACCGTGGGTGCAGACCAGCGTCTACGACATCCAGACCATCGACTTCCACTTCCTGGCGGTGCTCACCAACACCGCGCCGACAGGTGCCTACCGTGGCGCCGGCCGCCCCGAGGCGATCTACACCATCGAGCGGCTGATGGACGAGGCCGCGCGCCAGATCGGCATCGACCGCCTCGAGCTGCGCCGGCGCAACTTCATCCAGCCGGCGCAGATGCCCTACACCAACCCGATGCAGCAAACCTACGACACCGGCCGCTTCGAATCGGTCATGGACCAGGCGCTGGCCCTGGCCGACTGGCAGGGCTTCGAAGCGCGGGCGGCCGAGTCGGAGCGCCGGGGCCGGCTGCGCGGCCTGGGCATCGCGACCTTCCTGGAATGGACGGGCGGCAACGTGTTCGAGGAGCGGGTGACGGTCTCGGTGCAGGCCGACGGTGTCATCGAGGTGTTTTCGGCCGTCAACGCCATGGGGCAGGGCATCGCGACCACCCTGGCGCAGCTGGTGGTGGATGCCTTCGGCGTCCCGATCGAGAAGGTGCGCATCGTGCTGGGCGACACCGACCGCGGCAACGGCTTCGGCAGCGCCGGTTCGCGCTCCATCTTCACCGGCGGTTCGGCCGTTCGCGTGGGGGCCGAGCGCACCATCGACAAGGCACGCGCGCTGGCGGCGCAGGAGCTCGAGGTTGCGCCGGAAGACGTGCAGTACGAATCCGGTCTCTTCAAGGTCGCGGGCACCGACCTGGCGCTGGACTTGTTTGCGCTCGCCGGGCGGCAGCCCGAGGGGCAGATCTTCGTCGACTCCACCAGCGCCGTCGCCGGCCCGACCTGGCCGAACGGCTGCCATATCTGCGAGGTGGAGATCGATCCGCCGACGGGCGAGATCGGCGTCGTGGCCTATGCCTCGGTCAATGACGTCGGGCGGGTGATCAACCCGCTGATCGTGCGCGGCCAGCTCGAGGGCGGCGCGGTGCAGGGCATCGGCCAGGCCCTGTGCGAGCGCGTGGTCTACGACGCCGAGACCGGCCAGCCGTTGACCGGGAGCCTGATGGACTACGCGGTGCCGCGCGCCGACATTGCGGCCGCAATGTTCAAGACCGAGATGGACCAGAGCACGCCCTGCCTGAACAATCCGTTGGGCGTGAAGGGCGTGGGTGAGCTCGGCACCATCGGCGCCACGCCTGCGGTGGTCAATGCGGTAGCCGACGCCTTCGCGCGCAATGGCATGGCCGGGCTCACGCCGCGCCTCGACATGCCGCTGACACCAGCACGTGTCTGGCAGCTGATGCAGCCCGGGCCGTGA